From the genome of Cuculus canorus isolate bCucCan1 chromosome 13, bCucCan1.pri, whole genome shotgun sequence:
CTTTCTGACACCCAGGAAGGAGTGGATTTTCAGACATCTCTGGAATGGTCCCTGGAGATCTTGCAGTGCCTGGAAGAGAGGGGCATGTCCTGGCCACTTCTCTTCCATTCAGCAGAGGAAGGTGAGCAAGTCCTGCCGCGAAGGGGTGGGAAGGCAAGGATCAGCGCGAGTGTATCTGTAAGAAAGAACCAGTGGGCGTTTGtaagcagcaagaaaaagggTTGGTTGAGTAAAAGCTGAGAATACCCTGCTTCTACCCTGCAGTATGGTGactacaggctgagagagctagagtggttcagcctggagaagggaaggctccaaggagaccttatagcgaccttcaagtacctgaagggggctacgagaaagctggggagggactacttacaaaggcttgtagtgctAGGGCTGGGGAGAGTGGCTTTagattggagaggggaagatttggattagacatgaggaggaaattcttcaccatgagggtggtgaggcactggcacaggttgcccagggcagtcgtggctgccccatccctggaagtgttcaagggcaggttggatgcACCTTGGGCAGGGagcttggaattagatgatctttaaggtgccttccaattcaaaccattctatgattctatgatccagcTCATGGTTAGGGTTGTTCCCTCTGGTAGAAAAAGTCTTAGAGGGAACAGTGTTCTCTCAGGGGTACCCACACCTAAGCGCTGGAATGAAACTGTGCAGCCCCTGTAGAAGCATGCAAGGTGGCGTGGGGACCGCTAAAGACACTCAGTGCTTCTCTCTGTCTATTGCAGGTGCTAGAAAATACTGTGTCCTGCGCAGCACAGTCTCGGACCGTCACATCCGGCTCTTGCCTGTTGCATTCTACAGGTAACGTCCTGCTGGACTCAGAAGGGAGGTGTTGGTGAGGATGTGGCTGATGGTTTGCACGTACGGCAGCTGGCGCAGCCGGTAGATGAGCTAAGCCCCTACCTTAGCTGTGCAGAACACTTGATCATGACAGAGTTAGTATTGAAGCAGCCCCATATCTTTTGCTAGAAGTTCCCCTTCAGCTTTATGTTCCAAATAGGAGTGTTGCCTGGCTGCGTTCCTGCTCCTGGCAGTGGGGTGGCCCTGCGTGTAATGGGGCTTGTAAAACAGCGGCAATAGCACCAGGCATTGCTTTGTGTCTCTGTTTGGGCCTACCATGGAACCAGTGCTAACCAGACATGGTGTATGACCTCCTCTAGCCTCACCCCTTGCTTTCACCATGAACTGCTCACGCGAGAGCGGACCTTCCTCTATGTGGCACTCGATTTGTACATCCAGCTGGTCCAGCTCTTTGTGGAAGGGAAGGACCTGCCACGGTCAGATCAAGAGGGGCACAGCCCAGACCCCATGGAGCATGTGAGTGAAGTTTAGtctgtttttcccctcttgtaACTGTGAATTCCTATACTTTATGCCTTCTCCTGCCAATTGCGTCATCCCTCCCGTTCCCCAACCTTCCTCTGCAAAGCAAAGGCAGCCAGCTTGCTCACACCTTGGGGCTGAGAGGAAGTGTCAGTGCTAcggtcctgctgctgcctgaagcCTAAGCTGCCTTGCTGCTGTCTTAACTTGTTCAACTCGGGTTGAACACAGTCACTGCTCCAGTGACCTGTGTAACCTGTGAATAGCCCCTGTGTGCGGTGCAGTGACTCCTGCTTCACTTTTGGAGGCAGGGATTGAGAGCTGAAAGTGATGTTGTGCTTGGCCTTCCTCTCTGTTCTCCAGGAGGATCCCCTGGAGGTCATCTCCACAGCCCGACGGTTCCTGCTTGGTGCCATCCCACGATGCCCTGCCCAAAGCTTTGGAAACATACAACTGGTGCGTTGAgacttttcctcttctcccagtgcCTGAGAGCAGGGAATGCTGCTTCTGCCTGTGTCGGCATTCTTGGGCACCGATCCTGTACTGGTGCAGCCTGCTTAACCTGTGACACACACTGCATTTCCGTAACATATTTGGGAGCAGCGGGGGACACCTGCTGCTCGGTGAGTGCTACAGCCACATCCTCCCTCTCCTGGCATGCAGGTTCCAGCTTTCTCAACAACATTAAACGCTGCCCTCCCACCGTCTCACTCCTGCTTGCTTGCTTAGTGCTTGGTCTAGGGGGAAATATCAGCACAACCAAGTGGCAGGCGTTGAAGTTTCCCACAAGCACTGTGTTGTCAGCCAGGAGACTCTTATTTCTGCATGagtcagcagcagcttccctttCCTCTACCTGCACTTTGCTGAGAAGCAACAAAACAATCTGGTGCTGCTGTAACTCCCTTTGAGAAAGCAGGAGCAGGTCTAATTCTGGTTGCTTGCCCTCTCCCCAGCTATTGGCCACGTGTGAAGAACTTGACCCAGAGCTTGGAGCCACCCTCTTACGCTTCTCGAGGCCGGCTGCAGCCATGGAGCTGGAAGAAGAGCTGGTTCTCTTCTGAGTGATGGCACCGGCACGGCACGCTGAGCCGAACACCCAGACTACGACTGACACGACAGACAAGGTGCTCCTTTCTCACCAGTgctctttctttcaaattactttgtaaataatttattacaagCATAACCATGAAGCTCTTGTTACAATAAAAAGTGGGTTACAAATTTCAGTTTAGACTTGCTTTAGGaaccataattatttttttctcttaaaaccaAACCTCTGCTCAAAGTTGCTCTGCTGTCTTACGTACCCTTACTGCCCCCTGAGGGCACTTCTGTacaggcagcagcttctgcaggcaGGGAACAGTTGTGGCCAACTTTGTTTCTACAACTGTGTGcgtggggagaaaggggaacCACAAAGGGGTGCTGCCGAACATCCATCCCCCTTGGATTAGACAGACTCTTAGTACAACACTGCTGAATCAGACGTGAGCATGGAGAATCACAGCATGATAACAAGCTTTTTCTGAGCAAGCTGAAGCTAATTCCACCGAGTTCTTTGGGAGACTAAAATGTAGATTAAAAATCTCCGCTCTGCCATATGGTTTCTACAGGGCTGGACTGGAGaagcatccctgtccccctcagGTGGGCTCCTGCTGTGCAGTCACTTCTGGCTTTACGGCCTGGCTTTCTGAAGTCCCTGAAGTATTTAGGAGGAGAATGGGCTCTGGCTCCAGTGCCCTGGTTTTGTCCTGAGTCTGGGTCAGAGGGTGCACCATGGACATGTGGACATTAAGGTTATGGGCCTTCTCAAAGCGCTTCCCACACTGGTCGCAGGCAAATTCCAGCTCCGTCTCAGCTTTGTGTTTGGTCATATGGTACTTGAGTGAGGCCCGCTGTCTGCACTGGAAGCCACAGATTTCGCACCTGCAAGGCAAAGCAGGGGTTTAGCACCGAGCCTGAAGCCGCAGCCGTGGTGTCCACCCTCTATCATGCTAAATAAACCCATAAGAAGATGGCCCAGGCCTCAGAGCTGCTTGCTCACAACATCTCCTACAACTGCCCCAGTCAAATAACCCGATTCCCCTTCTCAGGCCTGCAGCTCCTCACGGGTAGCCGAGCATTCACCTGCAGCACCTTCTGGATGGACATTTAAAGTCACACAGCCAGGACACTGCCACATTACTGTCAGCTACAGGTGAGGTTTGTATTACACAACTACTCTGTGCTAAGGAGTCAGGGGACATTTATGTTGGATCCTAGGAAAACTGTCTTTACTGGAAGAGCAGGGAAGCAGtggcggaggctgcccagggccgtggtggagtcgccatccctgaaggggtttcAAAACATGTGGCCGTGGCACTGTGGGtcatagtttagtaggcactGTGATGTTGGACTCGATcttaagagtcttttccaactttagaatcacaaaatcattaaaGCCAGTGACTGCAAGCTCAGCAGAACTTCACTACCCCTTCTACCCTTTCCTTGGCTACACACGTGGTTGGTGTGCACTTACTGGAGGGGCTTTGCTCCCGAGTGCCGCATCTGATGGACCGAGAGGTGTTTGCGTTGCTTGAAGGTCTGCCCACATTCATCACAAATATAATTACGTacctctgaaatggaaaaagggaGTCATCGATGCTGCTGATTTCTTAGTACATGAGATGCATACACAGCCGCCCGCGCTTACTGGTGGAGTCTgaattcctcctcctgcttcatAGCCCCCGCGTGATGGCTTGTTGCAGGTTTACAGGCAAGGCAAGCTGTTCTACACCCCACACTGAGTCTTGCCATGGCACCTACAAGCCTTGTGCAATGAATCCGTGGGTGTTGGTGACATCTGGAGTGAGCAGGGCCTGTGCTGGGACACACCTGTATGAATGAGCTTCACATGACGCTGTAGGTACCGGTCAATCATGAACACCTTGTTGCAGCCAGGATGAGGACAGGGCCTCTCCCGAACCTCTTCGTGATGCTCTTTGATGTGTTTCTGTAAAGAAAGGACAGGGCTTCTAACTCCTAGTCTGCATTTTCCCTAGTGAAAAACTTGAATCCTGCAATAAACGAGACCCCCATCTTGGCAGGCTCGCGCATCAGTGCCGCCTGGCTGTGAAAAGCCAGAGGCTTCCATCCAAATCTACCCCTGACAGCAGGGGCTTTAACAGGACACAGCGGAGCTTGCTCCAAAGGCTGCTGCCAAGCCACTGGCAGACCTCCAGAACAGgaggagagagcagcagagccagagcagctcctgtTGTGTTTGGGAGCACAAAAAAAGGCCTCGGACTCTCCGCAAACTGCTTTGTTTAGCGGCTCATCACCTCCCAACAGCACGAGGCGGTGAATTCAGTCTGTCAGCGATCCTCTCCTTGTAGGGAAGCTACTCTGTAACACAGCTACAGCTTTGGGACAGAAGCAAACTCTGAACTTACCTTCATGCCATCCGCCCCTCTGTACACAGCTGTGCATCCCTGGTAAGGACACTTGTAAATGGTAGGCAGCTCCTCCctgcaaagcagaggctgcagtCAGCCAGTGTGCCGAGCGCCAGTGCTGCCCGGCCACCGCCACTGCCTCCTTATTACCTttcacatttgattttttttttccagcctggcttaGGCCCTGGCTTCTTCCTTATTTTGGGCTCTTCCACCTTCTTTGCTTCTTTACCATCACTTTTCTTGCTGGAAACCCTCCAAGAAGGAACAAGGATGGGGGGCAGTGTTTTAATACTTATTGGTTATTAGTCCTCCCACATAATTAATTGTTCCCAAGTGTTACACCTGGTTTGCTGGCTTCGCTTGGCAAAGCAGGAGCACACGCACCGTCAGGTACACGTGAGCCGTGCTGCAGGAATTAGTGCCAGGCCCGAGAATGAGGGATGCAGCCCAGTTTCAGCCTTTCAATGGGGAGCTTGGGGACACGGGTTCTAGGGAGTCGTGGCCTCCAGGCAGGGACATGGAGCAAATGGAGGCCATAAAGGAAAGAGATCCATGGTGGCCCAGCTGAATCCCACCCGGCACAGACACAGCAGAGGTGGCCCCCAGCCCACCCGCTCACCCGCAGAGAGCTCTGCTAACCATGCAGCAAACCCCTTACTTCTTTTCAGGGTAAGGCTCGAAGGAGTCATCTGAAGATTGCAcgtttcttttctcattttcatcgTCGCTCAAGAAGTCCCTGAGAGAGACAGAAGATGCCCTTAACAATAGAGAACTGGGCTGgaacttcagcagcagcagtaataTGTTCTTCGGTCCCAGTGCATCCATCACCCCCACAGCACAGCAACCGAGGCTCCACGTGTTCTCCTCCCCCATAATCTCCCCAAGCAACAAATACAGCATCGGTGAATGCAGCAAGTAGCAAAATCAGGTCCTTTTAGGACCATATCTCTGAGAATAATTGAGCCACTGTCAGGGAAACAAAAAACAGCTGTTACTGAAAAGCTCTATTTATTGCTGGATGTTTCCACTGCTTTCTACCCTGGCAAAAGCAATTTTGTAGAGCAAGAATGCAAGACAATTGTCTTCTGCAGGTTAATTAAGCTGCAGGTAATTGTGTATTTCAGCGCACGCAGCAGCCACATAgattttgggttattttttcctttcaagtccAAAGCTATAGGAGAAGCAATTAAATCTGAAGCCAGAAAACAGGCAATAAATTGTGGCACTTTCAGTGTGACAGCTGACAGGTTTAGCTGACACGGAAAAAGGTCTGCACTTGGTACTTTAGACTCAGAACAACCAGACTCCATTATCAGTTATTTACAAGGGTCACTTTAAATACCTGCATTTGAAAGATTTTGCCAAACCTTTGCTCCTAAAGGCTGCTAAGATGCCAGtgtccctcccagtgctgcttCCCATTTAATCCCTTTCCCCATGAGCAAACGGGGCGATTTCTCCAACTGCTGCCCCTTGTCTGTGTTCCCACACCGGCCGCTCTTCGGGAGCCCCAGCCTAGAGCAGGGGACTTGTTCTGGGTtggaggggctggagatgcAGCACCCAGAACCAGGCAATCCCCTGCCAGCCCCTGCAGGGTTCCTTCCCTGGAGCAGAACAGGGAATGAAACACGAGCAGGTTTGCTGGAAGCAGGCAACAAACACAGAGAGCACACGCGCGTGCAAACACACCCCCACACCACGTTCCGCTGTGTAAAGCCcccctgcagcagaagcagcgAGGAGCAATGCATCAGCGGCATGAGCTTCATCACAGCTGCTGCCCCTCGGATGCCGGTTCCAAGTGGCCTCGAGGACCAGGTCACTCGTAGAGAAAGAGCCCTCCGAGGCGGGTCATTTCATACTCGCAAAGAAGACATTTAGGCTATTTTAAACCCACTCTTCTCTCACCCCTCAGAAAGGTCACTGAACTCGTCTTTTACCCGCTCATCCGACGTTGCAGACAGAACCTGCTTCTCACTCAACTGTCCTAGGGAATGAAGGAGAACACGGTGTGTtacaaggaaaagcagcaaaaacaaGCCAGCGCAGAGCTGCCGAGAAGGAACCAAGCACTCTAGGTTCACTCATCGTGGCTTGTACTGTGTGAAAATATGTGCTCCATCACAAGTTAATGTGATTTTAAACCAAACTCTGCATCTTGTGCTCTGAGACCGCTCTCCCTGCGCCCCAGGGACAGCCTTTTCACTGGAGTTCCCACAAGcatcttttgttttcccccGTAACGCACACTCTGTAAGTGAAAGATTTGTCCCCAGGTGACTCCCAGttgctgtttctcttcccaGCACCCATGGATGTCAGAGCCAAACACACCCCGACTTCTGTAACTCAAAATGACTGCTTATCCCCACATGCCACTTCCAGAAGAGAGGCAAGTTCAGCAGTAAACGCACGACGAAGGAGCTCTTGCTGTTCAGTATCACCTGCAGTGGGAAAGTGAAGACCCTCCTCGCCAGCGTATGGACTGGGTTTGGATTGAGCGGAAACACACACGTGAGAAAGGTGGTGCTGGAGAACCAGCGACTTCTGCAACACCTGATGGGTGCACATTCCCTAGCAAGGGCCAAGCAGCAGGGTCTCACGAGCCAGGCACAGCCAGATAAGGAACAGACAGGTCTCACCCCTCAATCACAGAGGAAACAGCACACAGTGTGAAGAGACCAGCTCTTTGTGTGTCAGGTAGTCGGCTGAACCCATATGCCCCTTCCTTTCTGACAAGCCCAGCGTCCCTGATCAGAGGTGATTTCCTGGGCAACTTGCACTCCCCAGCAGGGCTCTGCAGCCTCCCTGAGGCGCAGCAGTCTCCGAGGAGGAGGACCAGCCAACCCATCACCCGCTGAGCCACCTCTCCAGCTCCTTGCCCTCCCTGAGAGTCCTGGAGGGAGATCAGAAGGTAAATCTCTTACCTGTGGCACCACTTAATGGTGACGCGGGCTGCGGCAGGGCTTTATCCTGCGAGGAAACCATGCTGTCCAGTTGCGAGCAAGACGAATCCCTGTTCTGCAGCGGCTCATTCTCCGTGTCCAGTGGCACCGATGTGGTCCCTTTGTCTGTGGGCTGCTGGCAAGGAGTTGTCCTTACTGGAGAATGCTGGGGTTTGGGAGTGGAAACCACCTCGGCATTGTCTGCCCCTGCCCCGTTGTCAGTCAAGTGCTGCACGGTGCTCTTGTTCCACTCTCGTTTGACAGACAAGGCGTTGTCAACAAGCACCGTGCTACAGTCCGAATCCGTATCCATGACATAGTCGTGCCCGTCTCCACAGCCCCAGACGGCACGGATGATCCCACAGTACTCGGAGGAGAGCACGCTCTGCAGGCTGGGCACCGACGGGCAGCTCCCAGCGTGCGTGTGTGTCCACGTCACCA
Proteins encoded in this window:
- the ZNF276 gene encoding zinc finger protein 276, with the protein product MKRDRRGRFLAGAEPRRRPGAADTAGRAESPEPLVEWAPAPGISRALSTGYCRLCHGKFSSRSLRNAFGKVPVMGENSEKQRRVDQVFFTDFQRLVGVAVRQDPALPQFVCKKCHAQFYKCRSVLRTFIQRVNVSPTGLVKSKGKSGAAQAQPGAEGGASCLVDLITSSPQCLRSLVTWTHTHAGSCPSVPSLQSVLSSEYCGIIRAVWGCGDGHDYVMDTDSDCSTVLVDNALSVKREWNKSTVQHLTDNGAGADNAEVVSTPKPQHSPVRTTPCQQPTDKGTTSVPLDTENEPLQNRDSSCSQLDSMVSSQDKALPQPASPLSGATGQLSEKQVLSATSDERVKDEFSDLSEGDFLSDDENEKRNVQSSDDSFEPYPEKKVSSKKSDGKEAKKVEEPKIRKKPGPKPGWKKKIKCEREELPTIYKCPYQGCTAVYRGADGMKKHIKEHHEEVRERPCPHPGCNKVFMIDRYLQRHVKLIHTEVRNYICDECGQTFKQRKHLSVHQMRHSGAKPLQCEICGFQCRQRASLKYHMTKHKAETELEFACDQCGKRFEKAHNLNVHMSMVHPLTQTQDKTRALEPEPILLLNTSGTSESQAVKPEVTAQQEPT